The genome window CCCGGTCGGTCAACCTGATTCGGGAGGCGAAAGCAAAAGGATTGCGCGTAAGCTGCGATATTGCAGCACACCAGCTGGCGTTTGACGATTCGGCCCTGATGGACTTCGATACCAATCTAAAAGTGAATCCTCCTTTCCGGTTACCCGACGATGTGGAAGCCCTGAAACAGGGTCTGTTAGATGGGACAATTGATGCCATTGTATCCGATCATAATCCGCAGGATGAAGAAAGCAAAAACCTGGAATTTGATCAGGCCGAGTTTGGAATTATTGGCCTGGAGACGGTTTTTTCGGTAATCCGTACCCATTACCCGGAGCTTCCTTTAGGCACTCTGATTGACAAGCTAACGTACCTGCCCCGGCGCATTCTACGTTTACCTGAGATGACAATTGCTGAAAGCCAACCCGCTGTACTGACAGTCTTCAACCCAGACCAGACGTGGGAATACAACAAAACGGTTTCCAAGTCTAAAAACTCTCCTTTTCTGGGAGCGACCCTCCGGGGAAAAGCCTTGTGGACAATCAACAAAGGGTTAGCTGAACACGTAGAAGCATGAAACAATTTTTGGAAATGTTTGCCCATCCGTTGCTAAAATGGTCGTTACTGGCCGGATTAATAACGGGCATTTTATGCTTCTTTTATTTTCTGGCGCTCTATTTCATTGGCATAACGCCTTTGGGAAACCACAAAGTACCCGACTTTGGCATTCACATCATCATGATGGTGGCGACGGTCTGGTATTATCGAAAACGCGTGGGCCAGGGCTTGCTACATTTATGGGAAGGGCTAACAATTTGCTACGTAGTAAATACAGTAGGCGCAATCATTACGGGTTGGCTGATTTATTTCTTTGTTGAATACATCGATCCCAGCGTATTTACGAACTACCTCGCCGAAATGGCTGCCCTTCTTACGTCGACGAAAAGTCAGTTGGTCGAAAAATTGGGCGAAGCCGAATATGCCGTCTTGCTGCAAAGTATCAAAACAACGCGTCCCGGGGATCTCATTACCGATGAATTAAGCAAAAAGACCGTACTGGCTGTGTTGCCTGTTCTGATCATTTCGTTGATTTTTCGTAGACAGGATATTAGTGCACCGAATCAAAAATAAAACTATCTTAAACGTTTACCATCAAAACGATAGATTATGGAAGAGGCACCCTCTACTGCTCGTCTCGCTCTCAAATGGGGAGTGATTGCCGGTGTTGTTTACATCGTTTATTCCACCATTCTATATCTAACAGGTCTTTTCAGCAACCAGCTGGCAAGTGCCTTTAGTATGGTTTTGATGATTCTGTTTATTGTGTTGGCCATGCGGGACTTTCGCACGCTGAACGGAGGCTACATGAGCTACGGAGAAGGCGTTAGTTTAGGGTCGTTGATGTCGGCTATATCAGGCTTGTTTTCGTCGACGTTTAATTACATCTATACGACGTTCATCGACCCAACGATCCAACAGCAAGTCATCGACAAAATGCGCGAGCAATGGGAAGGGCAGGGCATGAGTGATGAACAGATCGAAGGAATGATCGAAGCAACTCAGGCGTTTCAAAGTCCGGGGCTGACGTTTGTGTTTGGGGTTTTGGGAGCGATCCTGATTGGACTTATTATTTCGCTGATTGTAGCGGCCTTCATGCGTCGGAATAAGCCGTTTGGCGATTTCCAGTAATTCTTCACTATGGTTGCGATTTTTCGGAAAGAAATAAATAGCTTTTTCAGCTCACCGGTAGCTTACATCATCATGGCTGTTTTTTTGACGGCAGTTGGCCTGATGTTGTGGGTGTTTCCAGATACGAGCCTTCTGGACTATGGCTACGCCGATATGAGCGTATTTTTTAATGTCACGCCCTATGTCATGTTGTTTCTGATACCAGCTATCACAATGCGTTCCATTGCTGAAGAAGTCCGTACCGGCACGCTGGAATGGCTACTGACCAAGCCCCTGAGCCGACGCGGGTTGATTCTGGGAAAATTTGGCGCCAATTGGTTGCTGGTGTTGATACTGCTTATTCCGACGCTTCTGTATTATTACACGGTCTACCAACTGGGCAACCCCGTCGGCAACACCGATTCCGCGGCCATTCTCAGCTCTTACGTGGGTCTGTTGTTGCTGGGGGGCGTTTTTGTGGCCATTGGTTTGTTTGCTTCGTCGCTCAATGACAACCAGGTCGTCGCTTTTGTCTTGGGCGTTTTTTTCTGTTTTCTACTTTATGTGGGTATCAGTTCAGTTGCCGCCTTTGAATTCTGGGGGATTTTGTCGTATCCATTGAGCTGGCTGGCCCTCGACGAGCAATACCGCATTCTGGGGCGGGGCCTGATTGATTCCCGAAATGTAATTTACCTGCTTAGCCTCACAGGCCTGTTTTTATTTCTGACAGAGTGGCGGCTGACTGCTCATACCCGCTGATTATGCAACTTAACAAACTAGTAAGGATTCTGGCAATTGCGTGGACAATAATCATCTTCATTGGATGCGCGCTGCCGGGCGATGCGACGCCCGATGTGATAACGGTTAGTGATAAATTCAAGCACATGGCCATCTTTGCTCTGTGGGCTTTTCTGTGGAGGAAAGCGTCGAATTTGTCCTATGTTTCGTTATTTGTTATTGGTACTCTTTACGGCTTTGCCATTGAAATCTACCAGTTGGTAATGCCCATCAATCGTGCCTTTGAGTGGCTGGATCTGGTGGCTGATGCAGTGGGAACACTGGCCGGTTTGGTTTTTAGCATGTGGGCATGGCCTTTGCTGGAACGGATGGGTTTGGTAAAACCTTGAGTTAAGTTGCTTTGAATTTCAATAATTTTTCCGCTGCCTGGATCGGTAGGATGCTCCCCTGGCGTACCTGATTTTCCATATCGGCTACTTTCTCTTCTAAATCGGGCTGGTTATAAAACTGCTCTTCCAGTTGTTGCCGGATATAGCTATGCATCCAGGCCAAGTTCTGTCCTTGCCGGATCAGGTTGCGGTGGCCGTTGTGCTGGAGGCTATGCTGGTGCTGCTCAACCCAATGCCATAAATCAGTAATCCCTTTGTTTTCGCTTGCCGAACAAGTTAGCACCTGCGGAATCCAGCCCGTTGGCGTAGGCGGAAATAAGTGAAGAGCATTCTGGTAGTCGGCCCGGGCGTGTTCGGCGGCGGTACGGTTGGCCCCATCTGCTTTCGTAATGGCAATGACATCGGCTAATTCCACGATGCCGCGTTTCATGCCTTGCAACTCGTCACCTGCTCCCGCCAGCATGAGCAGTAGAAAAAAATCGACCATGCTATGAACCAGCGTCTCCGACTGGCCCACGCCAACCGTTTCCACTAGAATGACTTCAAAGCCTGCCGCCTCACACAGCAGCATTGTTTCGCGGGTTCGATGGGCTACACCACCTAGGGAGTCGCCTGCCGGTGAAGGACGGATATAGGCAAGCGGGTCAACCGAAAGCGTTTCCATACGCGTTTTATCGCCTAGAATACTACCTCTGGTGCGCTGGCTGGTTGGATCGATGGCCAGAACAGCCAGCCGTTTGCCTCGGCTAGTGAGGTATTTGCCCAACGTTTCAATAAACGTGCTTTTGCCGACGCCCGGAACACCCGTTATGCCAACACGAATAGATTGGCCGGTATGAGGCAGAAGTTGTTCCAGAACGCGTTGAGCAAGCACTTTATCGCTCGCTAAACGGCTCTCAACGAGCGTGATAGCTCGGCTCAGTGTAAGTCGGTCGTGGGAGAGGATGCCTTCAACGTATTGATCAGCGGTCAGTCGATGCATGATGCAATATACGCTCTGCCAAAATCAAGTCTTCCGGTGTGGTGATTTTTATATTTTCGTATGAGCCGTCGATGAGGGTAATGGGAAAGCCCGCGTGCTCAACTACACTGGCACAATCCGTAAAAAAAGGCTGCTCAGCGGTTTGAAAGGCCTGCCGAAAAAGCGCAAGCTGAAAGGTCTGGGGCGTTTGAACTAAACGATACTGCGTTCGATCAACAGCCTGGTTGCTGCCGTCTGCGTGCACCACCCGCGCTGAATCTTTCAACGGAACGCAGGTAACGGCGGAGCCATGCTGGCGGGCAGTTTCAAAACTATTTTGGATAATTTGGGGAGTAATGAAAGGGCGCACACCGTCGTGGACGGCCACTAGACCATCTTGAGCCATGATTTGCTTCAGCCCATTCTGAACCGACTGAAAACGGGTTTTGCCGCCCGGCACAACCAACGTTGGCTCCGTAAAGTGATACTGATCTGTCAGCGCATTCCAAACGGAAATCTGTGCTTCAGGTAAGACAAGAATTGCCTGTATATCAGGAGAATAAGCGAAAAAACGCCGGATAGTATGCATAAGGATTGGTAGACCACCGATGGGCAAAAACTGCTTCGGCGTGCTATTCCCCATTCGGCTACCACTTCCTCCGGCGACGATAATAGCGAATTGCTGCATAAATAAAAAAGCCAAGAGAAGCCTTCGCCTCTCTTGGCTCAATAGTTCATAGCTTAAAGAATGAGCATAGCGTCTCCGTAACTGAAGAACTTGTACTTTTCTTTGATGGCTTCTTCATAAGCTTTCATCACTAAATCATAGCCACCGAAAGCGCAGGTCATCATGATTAGGATGGACTCCGGCAGGTGGAAATTCGTCAGCAATGAATTAGCAATTTTGAAATCGTAGGGAGGGAAGATAAATTTATCTGTCCAGCCTTCAACCGGTTTCAATCGCCCGTTTGCCGAAACCGAAGATTCAACCGCTTTAAGCGAAGTGGTGCCAATGGCGCAAACCCGCTTTTCCCGATCAAGAGCCTGGTTGACAATGGAAGCCGCCGAATCAGTGATGGCGTAGTTTTCCGAATCCGTTTTGTGTTTGGTCAAATCCTCGACATCAACCGTCCGAAAAGTACCCAAACCAACGTGCAAGGTAACCGGGGCAAAATGAATGCCCTTGATTTCCATGCGCTTCATGATGGTTTTGGTGAAGTGCATACCCGCCGTTGGAGCAGCTACCGCGCCAACGTGTTCCGCAAAAATCGTTTGGTAGCGATCGCGGTCAGCATCTTCGGTTTTGCGCTTTATTTCGCGGGGAAGCGGAGTCTCACCTAGCTCATCAATGGCCTTCATGAATTCCTCATGCGATCCTTCGAATAGAAAACGGATCGTACGGCCACGGGATGTGGTATTATCGATGACTTCGGCAACCAGGTCGCTATCGCCAAAGTATAATTTATTCCCTACGCGGATTTTTCGGGCCGGATCGACCAGTACATCCCACAGACGCATCTCACGGTTGAGTTCACGCAATAGGAATACTTCAATCTTAGCACCAGTTTTTTCTTTATTTCCGTATAATCGAGCCGGGAAAACCTTGGTGTTATTGATCACCATTACGTCACCATCATCGAAATACGACAGGATGTCCGAAAATTGTTTATGCTCAATTGTCTTGGTCTTCCGGTCAACAACCATAAGCCGTGAATCCCCACGTTCAGGCGGATATAAAGAGACAAGACTTTGGGGTAAGTCAAATTTAAATTCAGACAGTTTCATACAGTCAGAAAAAGAACGAAGCTTTCAAAGGAGCGCAAAAATAGTAAAATAGTAGGCAGTTGGCAGTTAGCAGTTCATAGTTTTTTTTAAAAGGTCCAAAAAACTCAGTATATTTCTCTTTCTTGTCCTAAAAATTAACTACTATCTGCTAACTCTTCAATACCTATTGCTCATTGCTTTCCGACGAACTACCTACCTGAATCGGCTGTACAGCTCCTTCTGTGTTGACCTCGGCGCGGTCTGACAATGAAAATTTCTGCATCAATTCTGGGGTGACCTCGTTGGCATATGTTCCCTGAGCAGAGACAAATACACCCTTCATGTCGTTTGGTGCCGAAATGGCGTACAGAGTCATTTCATCGCCGGGATCGGAAGTTCCTTCAAAACGGTGGAACTCATCCACGTGAAATTCATCACTTTTTATACGAAGCCCACTGCCGCTTTCTTCCAGATAATCGCGTTTGGGCGTGAATTCGTGTATGTACCCGCGCTCGCGCAGGGTCTCCATTGCTTCTGTGAGGGTTTCGAAATGTTCCATGGCGTATGGTGTAATTCAGTGTTTTTAATTAACACAGAAGCGGTAAAGATGTTTGGAAAAGCAGCGATAGGCAGCCCATCCCGTAAGAAAATAAAACAAAAAAGCTCAGCAAGCCTTTCCTCTGTAAGCTGGCAAATCAGCGACTTAGAACAAACGCAGGTATTATTTTACAAACCTTTACAGAATGAAAACAAATTGGCATTCAGCTAAATGGCTACTGGCCCTTGGTACATTGGTGGCGTGTGAAGATCATCGGGATAGCCCGAATGCTTCGTTTCCAAACCGCATCGATTTTGTGGCACAACGGCAGTACCCGGAAGGCATTGCGTATTCAGCCCAGCTGAATCGCTTCGTGATTACGTCCATTACCCAGGGGAAAATTGGCACCGTTACGCTCGACGGGAAATACGAAGACTTACTATCGGCCCCGGAACTGATTAGCGGAATCGGCGTTAAGGTTGCCGAAGGAAAGATTCTGGTTTGCAATGGCGATCAGGGCGTATCGGTTAAAAGCACCCCGGCAACGGCGTTCCAAACGGCTGAATTGCTGGTCTTTGACCTAAATACCCGGCAACTAGAACGTCGCGTTGATCTGGATGCTCTGCTGCCCGGTAGCCGGCATTTTGCCAACGACCTGGCTATTGATCCGCAGGGGAATATTTACGTGACTGACTCGTTTTCACCGGTAATTTACAAAGTAACCAGATCGGGCGAAGCGAGTATTCTAGTCAATGACGCGCGGTTTGCCAGTACGTCATTTGGCTTGAACGGGATTATTTACCATCCGAATGGCTACCTCATTGCGGTAAAAACCAGCGACGGGAAACTATTCAAGATCGATCTGAAAAATAACAACGCCATCACTGAAGTAGGTGGATTGACTTTGATGGGGGGCGATGGCATTACGCTGTTCAACAACGACCTGTATATTGTTACCGGCAGCGGTAGCCAGGTTTCGCAAGTTCGAAGCACTGATAACTGGCAAACAGCGCAGCTGGTGAAAAACGATACGCAAGGGTATTTCCAGGCCACGACCAACGTAGCAGTGAACGGGCGGATTTATTCGCTGAATGCGCGTATTGGTGAAGTGAGCGCCGCCGGCATGGCCATGAATCCGGCACAGTTGCAATCCAATGAGTATAGCATTCAGGTGTTTAAGTAAATAAAAAAGGAGAGAGCGGTGTGCTCTCTCCTTTAAATTGCATTTCGAAGCGTTTATATGGCGGGCTCCTGTTGGCTAAGGCAATGGAAACTGCCCAACCCCCACACAATTTCGGTCGAATCAATGCCAACGACTTTCCGATCGGGAAAGCATTTCTCCAGAATATCAAGCGCTATCTGGTCTTTCGCGCAACGGAAAGTTGGTACAATCACCGCCGCATTGCTGATGTAAAAATTGGCGTACGAAGCTGGTAACCGCACGTCATCACTAAAAACCGGATCTGGCATAGGCAACTCAACAATATTCAACTGCTTGCCATTTGGCAAACGCATGGCCTTGAGTTCGCGGTGAATTTCTTCCAGAAACGCGTAATTGTCATCGTTTTTATTGGTTTCGCTGGCGGCAACTACTGTGTCCTCGTTAACAAACCGAACAGTATCGTCGATGTGGCCGTCGGTATCGTCGCCAACAATGCCTTCTTCCACCCACAAAACCTGCTGAACCCCGTAGTAATCGCAGAGGTATTGCTCAATTTTATCTTGTGTCAGGTGCGAATTCCGGTTTTGATTAAGCAGACAAGCCCGGCTGGTCAGCACTGTTCCCTGTCCATTAAACTCAACGGAGCCGCCTTCCATGATAATGCCTGGATTAACATAAGGCAAGTTGCGGTAATGGGCAATTTCAACGGGAATTAAGTCGTCTCGGTCGTAAGGCGGATATTTGTTTCCCCAGGCATTATACCCCCAGTTCACAATCATTCTTTGCTTGGTTTCCGGATTAATCAGAAAAGCCGGGCCGTGATCGCGGCACCACGAATCATTAGTGGGGTGGGGGAGAAGCGTGACGCGATCCATGTCTACGCCGGCCAGCATCAGCCGCATCTTGGCGATTTGAATGACCGTTTCGTTATGGGCATTGATGCAAACCTGCTCGCCCTGGGTAATGGTTTTGATAAACTCAATGTAGGCGGGCATCATCTGTTCCTGCCGATCCAGCGACCAGGAAGCTTCGGTATGCGGCCAGCTCAACCAGGTTGCGACGTGGGGATGCCACTCCGCGGGAAAAAAGAAACCCTGCTGCGCGGGCGTCTGTCGGGTATGGTTATCTTGGATATCTGTTTGTGTATTCATGCGGATTTTGATGACCTTCCTGCAAAAATATAAAATAGGTTAGCGAAATAGATCAAGCGTTGAGCGTAGTTACTGCGATTGGCAAATGAATCAGGCCTTTTTGCTGCCCTTTTATAAACTGGCTGTTGCTGCTTTGCTCGCACCGGCAGACGCCATCGTAGCGCGGCCCAGAAAAATTTCATCGCCTTTCAGGGTGATGTCGGTATAGAACTGATACCCATTTTCCACATACCGGAATTTCACCTGGCTAACCTGATCTTTTTTGGCGTAAGGCATTGTCGCAGCAACCAGCACCTGGTTACCATTGACGATAGCCCGTACAAAAGGCCGGTTGCCCGTTTTCAGTTGATTGGGATTGAGTTTATACCAGGTCTTTCCGTTGTCATACGAGCATTCCGTGTTGGTATTGAGGTATTTCTCCTGGCCATTAAACAGGTCGCCGTGGTGTTTAAAAAGGCGCCACAAGCCGTGGACGTAATGTTCGTAGCAGGCGTAATTCCGGTCATTGCCCAAACCCTGTTCGGCGGGGTCGGTAGGCGCAGGCTGATCAGGCAGAAGATTACTGTAATCATCCCATAGAATGGCTCCGTAAGCACCCGTAAACCAGTAAAAAATGGCTAGTCCTTCAGCTACCATGGGCGGCGTTGGGTGTTCGGCTTTCAGACTATTTGGAAAAGCCGCACTCTGGGTATTAAACAACCATTGCCAGGCAATGCGCTTTTTAGGCGAAAAACGGCCATTAACTTCCTGTTCGTGCAGCACACTAGCCAGCCAGTGACGCGAGCCATTATCAGAGTGATCAATGCTGTAATCAAATTCCGGGTAGAGGAAATAGACGCCCGGCATTTGAAAATCAATTAGTTCGCTGAACGATTTGCCAATAATATCGTCAGGCATACCAAATTGACGCGACGTGCTGGTGTGCTTGGCGGGCATATCCCACAGCCAGTGTGGTCCTGCGTTATAATCGCGGCGGCGTGAGTACCCAAAGCCATTTACGGGAACCGGACCAATGGAGCCAACTTCCGTGTCAGGACCGATGTTTTCCCGAATGGTTTTGTAAAGGAATACGTAGAGATTAGCATGATCCTGGCGGTGGCTGGAGCCTTCGTTCTCGGCATCCACAAAAATTTTGCTAAACGAACTCAGCATTTTACCGGGAGGGCAATCATTGAACATGTAGCAGCCCCCGCCTAATTCTGAAGCAGCGCTGTACATACTCTGGCGGGCTAACGGATCGCCCGTCGGGCGCTTGAACCACGTTTGGTTGGCTAAATCGCCATTTTTACCCCACGCCAGCATAAAAGGCTGATCCGAAAAGTACTGGCCTGGAATCCAGAGCGCTCGCTGGCTGGGCTTCAGGCGGCTTTTCCAGCCGTCGGGTTTAGGGGAATAATCGCTTCGGTATTCTTCATCAACCATGCGGGTGCGGTCGATGGAGGAGAACCCGCGTCGAAACAATTTTGCCCAGTCCTGCTCCACGTGCAGATTCCGACCCGCTCCGCAGAACGTGAGTGATTTAGTAGCGGGAAGGGTGAAATCATCAACGATGTCAATATTCCAGTAACCCTTTCGAGTGGTAGGTGCAAACGCCTGACGCGGTGTCGCCTGAAGGGGCGTTGAGGCGGGCAGCTCACCGGTATGCTCGGTTTTAATAACCGGTGGGCCGCTATTCCACCAGAAAAAGAAACCCAAAGCAGAAACAACGGCCAGGAGCAGGGCTATTTTGATAAACTTGCTGATAAGGAAAGGCAGTTAGTGATGAAAACGCAAAATAATGATGATCGCTGTATGATCAAAAAGCCGACTCGTCGTCGGCTTTTCGTTATTCGTCAATATAGCGTCTTGTGATTGGCTGGTAGGAATCGATTCGCCGATCGCGGAAATAAGGCCAGGTTGTTCGGTATTTGTCCGTTAAATCCAGGTCAATTTCCTGAACGTGAATAACCTCTTCGTCGTGAGGAGCCAGGTAAAGCAGTGAGCCGTGCGGATTTGAAATGAATGAACCACCCCAGAACTGCTGTTCAGCTTCCTGGCCCACGCGATTGACCGCCACCACGTGAATGCCATTAGCAATGGCGTGACCGCGCTGAATGGTCTGCCAGGCGTTGTATTGCTCCTTATTAACGACGTCTGGGTTTGGTTCGGTCGTATCCCAGCCGATGGCTGTCGGATAAAAGAGTACTTCGGCCCCCATCAGCGCCGTAATGCGCGCTGCTTCCGGGTACCACTGGTCCCAGCAGATCAGAACGCCAATTTTAGCGTATTTCGTGTCAAATACTTTGTAACCCGTATCGCCCGGGGTGAAATAAAACTTCTCGTAATAACCCGGATCATCGGGAATGTGCATTTTGCGGTATTTTCCCAGGTACGTTCCGTCGGCGTCAAGCACGGCCGTGGTGTTGTGATACAGTCCCTGCGCCCGTTTTTCGAACAGCGACGCAATCACAACCGTATTGGTTTCGCGGGCGACGGCGGCCAGCCGCTCGGTGGTTGGACCGGGAATGGCTTCAGCCAGCGAAAAATTATGGTGATCTTCTACATCGCAGAAATACAACGAACGAAATAATTCCTGCAAACAAACAATCTGTGCACCCTGCGCAGCCGCCTTCCGAATTCCATCGATTGCTTTCTGCGTATTGACTTCCAGATCGGCTGTACACGACATCTGCACCAGCCCAATGTTGACTTTTTTTGACATAATGCTTTTTAATCCTACAGAATGGGGCGCTCTTGAGCGGACCGCCAAAATAAGAACACGTGATTTATAAGAATAACCCAGGCTTAATCGGAGTGTTTGGCACCGCGTCTGAGCCGTGTTATTACAAAGTAAAAAGGTGAGAATAACAAAAAAGGTTCGTTTATCGCCTACTTCTGGCTTCGCGCCGCAACTCCCGTAGGTCAAAATCGAAAGGAAGGTCATTCATGCATCTGAAGTGGCCCAGTGGACAGCGGTCGTACCCAATTTTGGAACAGGGGCGGCAGCCAAGTCGGTTATTTTCGAGGGCCACAAAGCTGGTTTTGTAGGGGTACATGCCTAAATGCGGCGTTGTATTTCCCCAGATCGAATAGACCTTCTTTTTTAGGGCCGCCGCAATGTGCATTAAGCCCGTATCGTGGCTGAAAACCAGACTGGCCATTTGTAACAGGGAGGCCGATTGGTTCAGGTTGTATTTACCACAGGCATTGTAGATCAGGTGATCGCCCAGTGCCTGCCGGATTTGCTCGCCCGCTTCGGCGTCTTCCTTACCACCTAATAAAACAATGGGGAAGGCAATTTTCCGGCAAAGTTCAATCATGCGCGGAACAGGCAGTTTTTTGGTATTGTGCTGTCCACCAATGGCGTAGGCTACGTAGCGGTGGCGATGCGTTTCGGGTAACCATTCCAGCTCGACATGATCTTTGTAGGGAATAAAATAGTCTAGCCCCAGCTCATCATTAATAATATTGAAAGACTTCACCGTATCCATGTAGCGGTCAACAATGTGCACCGGTGGCATGGAATTGATTTTAAACTGCACATACAGCCATTTCCGAATATTCAGCTTGTCAAACGTGTAAGACCGCACGCCCAGCCGGAGTTTAAGCAGGGTAGTGCGCAGGTTGTTGTGCAAGTCAATGACGTAGTCAAACTTTTCGGCCTTTAGCTCCTGTACCAGATCGTCCAGCGACGTATTCAGGTAGTGCGCTTTATCGATATAGGGGTTATGCTCAATGAGGGTTTGGTAAGCTTTTTTTGTGCAGAAATGCACCTCTGCGCCCGGAAGCTGTTGCGTTAGGCAACGAACGACCGGCGTCGTCAGCACGATGTCGCCGATCGACGAAAAACGGATAATAAGAAATTTCAGGTTCTTGGTGCGCATTGGTAGCTTAAAAATACGAATATTCGGTCAAGTAATCAGGCGAAATGCTGGAAACTTACCTAATAGACGCATAAAATTAGCAGAAGGTTGTGTGTGGAGCCGAGTTTGTTTCTGTACGGAAAAAAATAGCGGCTAACGGCCGGGTTTAAGCCGGAAACCGTTGCCTTCGTCGTTGCAAATAAGCTTCCATTTCCGGTAAGGTCAGGGCATTGAAGGTCATGGCACGGGTGAGGCCCCCTTTGCGGCCCATAGCTACGCCGTAGTGCATGTCGTGGAAGCCCGCCATCTCGTGGGCATCGGGATTGATACTGAGCATGACGCCCTGGTCCATCGCGTAATAAACCCACCGCCAGTCGATGT of Tellurirhabdus bombi contains these proteins:
- a CDS encoding VanZ family protein, translating into MQLNKLVRILAIAWTIIIFIGCALPGDATPDVITVSDKFKHMAIFALWAFLWRKASNLSYVSLFVIGTLYGFAIEIYQLVMPINRAFEWLDLVADAVGTLAGLVFSMWAWPLLERMGLVKP
- a CDS encoding SMP-30/gluconolactonase/LRE family protein, encoding MKTNWHSAKWLLALGTLVACEDHRDSPNASFPNRIDFVAQRQYPEGIAYSAQLNRFVITSITQGKIGTVTLDGKYEDLLSAPELISGIGVKVAEGKILVCNGDQGVSVKSTPATAFQTAELLVFDLNTRQLERRVDLDALLPGSRHFANDLAIDPQGNIYVTDSFSPVIYKVTRSGEASILVNDARFASTSFGLNGIIYHPNGYLIAVKTSDGKLFKIDLKNNNAITEVGGLTLMGGDGITLFNNDLYIVTGSGSQVSQVRSTDNWQTAQLVKNDTQGYFQATTNVAVNGRIYSLNARIGEVSAAGMAMNPAQLQSNEYSIQVFK
- a CDS encoding DUF4199 domain-containing protein, whose protein sequence is MEEAPSTARLALKWGVIAGVVYIVYSTILYLTGLFSNQLASAFSMVLMILFIVLAMRDFRTLNGGYMSYGEGVSLGSLMSAISGLFSSTFNYIYTTFIDPTIQQQVIDKMREQWEGQGMSDEQIEGMIEATQAFQSPGLTFVFGVLGAILIGLIISLIVAAFMRRNKPFGDFQ
- the meaB gene encoding methylmalonyl Co-A mutase-associated GTPase MeaB; the encoded protein is MMHRLTADQYVEGILSHDRLTLSRAITLVESRLASDKVLAQRVLEQLLPHTGQSIRVGITGVPGVGKSTFIETLGKYLTSRGKRLAVLAIDPTSQRTRGSILGDKTRMETLSVDPLAYIRPSPAGDSLGGVAHRTRETMLLCEAAGFEVILVETVGVGQSETLVHSMVDFFLLLMLAGAGDELQGMKRGIVELADVIAITKADGANRTAAEHARADYQNALHLFPPTPTGWIPQVLTCSASENKGITDLWHWVEQHQHSLQHNGHRNLIRQGQNLAWMHSYIRQQLEEQFYNQPDLEEKVADMENQVRQGSILPIQAAEKLLKFKAT
- a CDS encoding 2-C-methyl-D-erythritol 4-phosphate cytidylyltransferase produces the protein MQQFAIIVAGGSGSRMGNSTPKQFLPIGGLPILMHTIRRFFAYSPDIQAILVLPEAQISVWNALTDQYHFTEPTLVVPGGKTRFQSVQNGLKQIMAQDGLVAVHDGVRPFITPQIIQNSFETARQHGSAVTCVPLKDSARVVHADGSNQAVDRTQYRLVQTPQTFQLALFRQAFQTAEQPFFTDCASVVEHAGFPITLIDGSYENIKITTPEDLILAERILHHASTDR
- a CDS encoding carbon-nitrogen hydrolase, yielding MSKKVNIGLVQMSCTADLEVNTQKAIDGIRKAAAQGAQIVCLQELFRSLYFCDVEDHHNFSLAEAIPGPTTERLAAVARETNTVVIASLFEKRAQGLYHNTTAVLDADGTYLGKYRKMHIPDDPGYYEKFYFTPGDTGYKVFDTKYAKIGVLICWDQWYPEAARITALMGAEVLFYPTAIGWDTTEPNPDVVNKEQYNAWQTIQRGHAIANGIHVVAVNRVGQEAEQQFWGGSFISNPHGSLLYLAPHDEEVIHVQEIDLDLTDKYRTTWPYFRDRRIDSYQPITRRYIDE
- the gldF gene encoding gliding motility-associated ABC transporter permease subunit GldF produces the protein MVAIFRKEINSFFSSPVAYIIMAVFLTAVGLMLWVFPDTSLLDYGYADMSVFFNVTPYVMLFLIPAITMRSIAEEVRTGTLEWLLTKPLSRRGLILGKFGANWLLVLILLIPTLLYYYTVYQLGNPVGNTDSAAILSSYVGLLLLGGVFVAIGLFASSLNDNQVVAFVLGVFFCFLLYVGISSVAAFEFWGILSYPLSWLALDEQYRILGRGLIDSRNVIYLLSLTGLFLFLTEWRLTAHTR
- a CDS encoding agmatine deiminase family protein; amino-acid sequence: MNTQTDIQDNHTRQTPAQQGFFFPAEWHPHVATWLSWPHTEASWSLDRQEQMMPAYIEFIKTITQGEQVCINAHNETVIQIAKMRLMLAGVDMDRVTLLPHPTNDSWCRDHGPAFLINPETKQRMIVNWGYNAWGNKYPPYDRDDLIPVEIAHYRNLPYVNPGIIMEGGSVEFNGQGTVLTSRACLLNQNRNSHLTQDKIEQYLCDYYGVQQVLWVEEGIVGDDTDGHIDDTVRFVNEDTVVAASETNKNDDNYAFLEEIHRELKAMRLPNGKQLNIVELPMPDPVFSDDVRLPASYANFYISNAAVIVPTFRCAKDQIALDILEKCFPDRKVVGIDSTEIVWGLGSFHCLSQQEPAI
- a CDS encoding DUF4199 domain-containing protein: MKQFLEMFAHPLLKWSLLAGLITGILCFFYFLALYFIGITPLGNHKVPDFGIHIIMMVATVWYYRKRVGQGLLHLWEGLTICYVVNTVGAIITGWLIYFFVEYIDPSVFTNYLAEMAALLTSTKSQLVEKLGEAEYAVLLQSIKTTRPGDLITDELSKKTVLAVLPVLIISLIFRRQDISAPNQK
- the queA gene encoding tRNA preQ1(34) S-adenosylmethionine ribosyltransferase-isomerase QueA; this encodes MKLSEFKFDLPQSLVSLYPPERGDSRLMVVDRKTKTIEHKQFSDILSYFDDGDVMVINNTKVFPARLYGNKEKTGAKIEVFLLRELNREMRLWDVLVDPARKIRVGNKLYFGDSDLVAEVIDNTTSRGRTIRFLFEGSHEEFMKAIDELGETPLPREIKRKTEDADRDRYQTIFAEHVGAVAAPTAGMHFTKTIMKRMEIKGIHFAPVTLHVGLGTFRTVDVEDLTKHKTDSENYAITDSAASIVNQALDREKRVCAIGTTSLKAVESSVSANGRLKPVEGWTDKFIFPPYDFKIANSLLTNFHLPESILIMMTCAFGGYDLVMKAYEEAIKEKYKFFSYGDAMLIL